Genomic segment of Sphingopyxis lindanitolerans:
CGCGGGCAACCCCGACCTGCGCCGCATCCTGACCGACTATGGCTTCCAGGGGCATCCGCAGCGCAAGGACTTTCCGCTGACCGGCTATATCGAGCTGCGTTACAGCGAAGAGGACAAGCGCGTCGTCTATGAGCCGGTGAAGCTGGCGCAGGATTTCCGCAGTTTCGACTTCCTCAGCCCGTGGGAAGGCGCCGACTATGTGCTGCCGGGCGACGAAAAGGCCGGCGGCACCGGCGAAGCACCGGGCAAGGGCGCGCCGACCCCGATGACCGCGCAAGCGGTCAAGAAGGCCGACGAGGCCGCCGACAAGAAGGCGCCGCCGCCGACGCCGAAGACCACGGAAAAACCGGCACAGACCGGGGCAGGGGCGAAGACCAATTTGAAGGCCGCGAAGACCAGCCGCGACGGCGCGAGCGCCAAGGTCGCGACGAAGGCCGCGAAGACGCCCGCAACGACCAAGGCCGAAAAGGCACCGGCCAAGCCGCGCGCGCCGCGCAAGCCCAAGGCAGGAGGTGACGCATGACCGACTCTCCCACCGTTCAACATTATGGCGGCGACATGTTCGAGGGCTATCCGGTCGATACCGCGAACACCGCGGGCGACCAGGCGGTCACCAATTACACGATCAACTTCGGCCCGCAGCACCCCGCGGCGCACGGCGTGCTGCGCCTGGTGATGGAGCTTGATGGCGAGATCATCGAGCGGGTCGATCCGCATGTCGGGCTGCTCCATCGCGGCACCGAGAAGCTGATCGAATATAAGACCTATTTGCAGGCTTTGCCCTATTTCGACCGGCTCGATTATTGCTCGCCGCTGTGCATGGAGCACAGCTATGTGCTCGCGATCGAGAAATTGCTCGACCTCGAGGTGCCGGCGCGCGCGCAATATCTGCGCACTCTGTTCGCCGAGCTGACGCGCATCTGCAATCATATGCTCAACATCGGCTCGCACGTCATGGACGTCGGTGCGATGACCCCGAACCTGTGGGTGTTCGAGCTGCGCGAGGATTGCCTGAACTTCTTTGAGCGCGCATCGGGTGCGCGGATGCACAGCGCCTATTTCCGTCCGGGCGGCGTTCATCAGGATGTCCCCGAAAAGCTGCTTGTCGACATCGGCGAATGGTGCGAGACGCGGCTGCCCAAGCTGTTTGGCGACGCGATGAGCCTGGTGATCGACAACCGCATCTTCAAACAGCGCAACGTCGATATCGCGACGGTGAGCAAGGAAGATGCGCTGGCATGGGGCTTCTCCGGCCCGATGATCCGTGGCAGCGGCATCGCATGGGATTTGCGCAAGTCGCAGCCCTATGACGCCTATGCCGCGATGGATTTCGAGATTCCGGTCGGCACGCGCGGCGACTGTTACGACCGCTTCATGGTGCGCGTCGAGGAAGTCTATCAGTCGGCGAAGATCATCAAGCAATGCCTGCGCGATATGCCGAGCGGCCCGATCGCCAGCCTCGACCGCAAGGTCGTCCCGCCGAAGCGCGGCGAGATGAAGCAGTCGATGGAATCGCTGATCCATCACTTCAAGCTCTATACCGAGGGTTTCCACGTCCCGGCGGGCGAGGTTTATGTCGCGACCGAAAGCCCCAAGGGCGAATTCGGCGTCTATCTGGTCAGCGACGGCACCAACAAGCCGTACCGCTGCAAGATCCGCCCGACCGCGTTCAGCCATTTGCAGGCGATGGACATGATGGCGAAGGGCCACATGCTCGCCGACACCACCGCGATCATCGGTGCGATCGACGTCGTGTTCGGGGAGTGCGATCGGTGATGAGGCTATTGGATGTCGTTCATACTATGGGCCTCGGTGCTGCGCTTGCGTTCAGCTACTTGCATTTCGTTCGTGGATTAGACGTGGGCGGCGAACTCGCGGCTGCAAATTTGCTCTGGGTGGGCGCGTATTTTGCGCAGCTCGCCGTTAAAAAAGGCTCGAAGGTTTCTGCGCATGGCTGACGCACCCCAAATCCCCGACGAAACCGAAACTCGCGCGCGCTGGGGCGCGTTTGCGTGGACGGCGGAAAATGCCGAGAAGGCGAAGGCGATCGTCGCGCGCTATCCCGCGGGGCGCCAGCGTTCGGCGGTGATGCCGTTGCTCGACCTCGCGCAGCGCCAGGTCGGCGCCGAGACGCAGACGCAGGGCTGGTTGCCCGTGCCGGTGATCGAATATGTCGCCGCCGCGCTCGATATGCCGTTCATGCGCGCCTATGAGGTCGCGACCTTCTACACCATGTATAATCTGGCGCCGGTCGGCCGCTATCATGTGCAGGTGTGCGGGACGACGCCGTGCCTGCTGCGCGGGTCGGACGATGTGATGGCCGCGTGCAAGAATCGCGGCATGACCAAGGGCAAGACGACCCCCGACGGGCTGTTCACGCTGACCGAGGTCGAGTGTATGGGCACCTGCACCAACGCGCCGATGGTCCAGATCAACGACGATAATTACGAAGACCTCGACTATGATTCGATGGTCCGCATCCTCGACGATCTGGCGGCGGGCAAGCAGCCCAAGGCCGGCCCCCAGAACCCCAAGCGCCATACGAGCGAGCCCGAGGGCGGCCCGACGACGCTGGTCGAGATGGTCAAGGCCAACCATGATTACCGGAAGGCGTGGTGATGACCGTTCTGTTTTCCGTCATCGCGAGGAGCGAAGCGACGCGGCGATCTCCAGCGATCGTCTCCAGCGCTGCGCGTGAGTTGCGCGCTGGAGATTGCTTCGCTGCGCTCGCAATGACGAAATTGGGGGATGGCGCATGAGCCTCCACGACAAGGATCGCATCTTTACCAATCTCTATGGTTTCCAGCCATGGAACCTCAAATCCGCGCAGGCGCGCGGCGATTGGGACAAGACCAAGGATTTGATGACGCGCGGCCAGGACGCGATCATCGAAGAGGTCAAGGCGTCGGGGCTGCGCGGCCGTGGCGGCGCGGGCTTTCCGACCGGCCTGAAGTGGAGCTTCATGCCGAAGGAGCCGCGCGCCGACCGCCCGAGCTTCCTCGTCATCAACGCCGACGAATCCGAACCCGGTTCGTGCAAGGATCGCGAGATCATCCGTCACGATCCGCACAAGCTGATCGAAGGCGCGTTGATCGCGGGCTATGCGATGCGCGCGCGCGCCGCCTATATCTATATTCGCGGCGAGTTCATCCGCGAGGCGGAGACGCTGTTTGCCGCGGTGCAGGAGGCGTATGACGCCGGGCTGCTCGGCAAGAATGCCGCCAAGTCGGGCTATGATTTCGACGTCTTCGTCCATCGCGGCGCCGGCGCCTATATCTGCGGCGAAGAAACCGCGATGATCGAAAGCCTTGAGGGCAAGAAGGGCCAGCCGCGCCTGAAACCGCCGTTCCCGGCGGGCGCGGGCCTCTATGGTTGCCCGACCACCGTGAACAATGTCGAGAGCATCGCGGTCGTCCCGACGATCCTGCGGCGCGGCGCGTCGTGGTTCTCCTCCTTCGGGCGTGAGAATAACAAGGGCACCAAACTCTTCCAGATTTCGGGCCATGTCGAACGCCCGTGCGTCGTCGAGGAAGAGATGGGCATCCCCTTCCGCGAGTTGATCGACAAGCATTGCGGCGGCATAAGAGGCGGCTGGGACAATCTGCTCGCGGTGATCCCCGGCGGCTCGTCGGTGCCGCTGGTGCCGGCGGCCGAGATCATGGACGCGCCGATGGATTTCGACGGGCTGAAAGCGCTCGGCTCGGGCCTCGGCACCGCCGCCGCGATCGTGATGGACAAGTCGACCGACGTTGTCCAGGCGATCAGCCGCATCAGCTATTTCTACAAGCATGAAAGCTGCGGCCAGTGCACCCCGTGCCGCGAAGGCACCGGCTGGATGTGGCGCGTGATGGAGCGGCTGCGCACCGGCGACGCCGACATCGGCGAAATCGACACGTTGTTCGACGTCACCAAGCAGGTCGAAGGCCACACCATCTGCGCATTGGGCGACGCGGCGGCGTGGCCGATCCAGGGGCTGATCCGCCATTTCCGGCCCGAACTGGAACGGCGCATCCGCGATAATGGCGGCGCGCTGGAGGCGGCTGAGTGAAATTGCCGACGCGCCTCGGACTTATGCGACAGATCGGGCGTGCTGTGCTTGCCTGCACGGCACTGGTCGCCACAACCCACATTGCGCCCGGTGCCAGCGGCAAGGAGTCGTCGCAGACGGACGCATTGCGGTCAGCCAAGGCGTTTGCCGATTGCATCGTCAAGAAGCGGCCCGAACAGGCGCGCGAAGTCGTGTTTCTGAGCCGTCGAGACGTCGACACGCGATTTCCCAAATTGCTCGACAAGGAATGCCTGCCCCACAAGTCAAGCGGCTATTTCATCAGCCAGTTGCGGTTTCCGGGCGAAACGCTGCATCAAATGCTTGCCAACGCATTGATCCGTCTCGAGTATTCCTCTTCCGGCCCTGACCTGTCGACATTGAGCCCGACTGACATTCCGTTACCTCAGGCGACGGCCCCCGAATTGCTCGCCAAAATGTCGGCAAAGGAACGCGAGGCGGACGCCGCGCGGTTCTCGGCATTGCAGAACTGGTACATGCTGTACATGCTCGGCGATTGCGTTTCACGGCGCGATTCCGAAGGCGTTCGGGCGCTCGCGCTGACCGATATCGCAAGTGCCGAGGAAAAGGCGATCATCGGCAGGCTGCAACCGCAAATCGCGGGCTGCTGGTCGGCGGGGCAGACGCTGCGCATGAGCATCAGTGATTTTCGCGGTCCGGCGCTGCGGGCCTATTACCATCTCGCGAGCCGCTTTGCGGCTGAATCCGACAAGTCGAAAGAGGCAGCCGAATAATGCCTAAAGTTACCGTAGATGGCATAGAAATCGACGTCCCGCAGGGCGCGACCGTGCTGCAGGCGTGCGAGCTGGCGGGGAAGGAAATCCCGCGTTTCTGCTATCATGAGCGCCTGAGCATCGCGGGCAATTGCCGCATGTGCCTGGTCGAGGTCGCGCCTGGGCCGCCGAAGCCGCAGGCGTCGTGCGCGCTGCCCGCTGCCGAGGGGCAGATCATCAAGACCGACAGCCCGATGGTCAAGAAGGCGCGCGAAGGGGTGATGGAGTTTCTGCTCATCAACCACCCGCTCGACTGTCCGATCTGCGACCAGGGCGGCGAATGCGATTTGCAGGACCAGTCGGTCGCTTATGGCCGCGGCGCGACGCGCTATGAGGAGAATAAGCGCGCGGTCACCGAGAAATATATGGGGCCGATCGTCAAGACCGTGATGACGCGCTGCATCCAGTGCACGCGCTGCGTCCGTTTTGCCGAGGAAGTCGCGGGCGTCGAGGATATCGGCGCGATCGGGCGCGGCGAGAATATGCAGATCACCTCCTACCTGGAACGCGCGGTGGCGAGCGAGCTTTCGGGCAATGTCGTCGACCTCTGCCCGGTCGGCGCGCTGACGTCGAAGCCCTATGCTTTCGAGGCGCGGCCGTGGGAACTGACCAAGACGCTCGGCATCGATATGAGCGACGCGGTCGGCACCAATGTCCGCATCGACAGCCGCGGGCGCCAGGTGCTGCGCGTGCTGCCGCGGGTCAATGACGATGTGAACGAGGAATGGGCGAGCGACAAGACGCGCCACCATGTCGATGGGCTGGTCCGCCGCCGCCTCGACCGGCCCTACATCCGCAAGGGCGGCCAGCTTGTCGAAGCAAGCTGGGCCGAAGCGTTCGCGGCGATCAAGGATGCGAAGGCCGGCAAGTCGGTCGCCGCGATCGCGGGCGACATGGCCGATTGCGAGACGATGTTCGCGGCAAAGGCGCTGGTCACCGCGCTCGGCGGCACGTTGTTCGAGGGACGTCAGACGGGCCTCGACTATGATGTCACCAGCCTGTCGGCGGTCAATTTCAATACCGGCATCGCGGAGGCGGAGAATGCCGACGTGATCCTGCTCGTCGGCACGAACCTGCGCTGGGAAGCGCCGCTGATCAACACGCGCGTCCGCAAGGCGGCGTGGAAAAAGGGCGCGAAGGTGTTCGGGATCGGTCCCGAGATCGACCTGACTTACAAGGTCGCATGGCTCGGCGACGATGCCTCGCTGGTCGCGAAACTGCCCAAGGCGGCGCTCGACGCGCTGAAGGGGGCCGAGCGGCCGATGCTGATCTTTGGCGGCGGCGCGCTGTCGGTGCCCGGCGTCCATGGCGCGGCGCTGGCGCTCGCCAAGTCGGTGAACGCGGTCAAGCAGGGCTGGAACGGCTTCAACGTCGTCCATTTCTCCGCCGCGCGGATGGGCGCGCTGATGCTCGGCTATGCACAGCCGGGCGGGATCAGGGATGTGATCGCGGCCAAGCCGAAGCTCGCTTTCTTCCTCGGCGCCGACGAGGTCGATTTCGCGGCGTTTGCGGGGACGCTGAAGGTCTATGTCGGCCATCATGGCGACAAGGGCGCGCACGCCGCCGACGTCATCCTGCCGGCGGCCGCGTGGACCGAGAAGAATTTCACCAGCGTCAACACCGAAGGCCGCGTCCAGCGCAGCGACAAGGCGGTGTTCGCTCCCGGCGACGC
This window contains:
- the nuoG gene encoding NADH-quinone oxidoreductase subunit NuoG → MPKVTVDGIEIDVPQGATVLQACELAGKEIPRFCYHERLSIAGNCRMCLVEVAPGPPKPQASCALPAAEGQIIKTDSPMVKKAREGVMEFLLINHPLDCPICDQGGECDLQDQSVAYGRGATRYEENKRAVTEKYMGPIVKTVMTRCIQCTRCVRFAEEVAGVEDIGAIGRGENMQITSYLERAVASELSGNVVDLCPVGALTSKPYAFEARPWELTKTLGIDMSDAVGTNVRIDSRGRQVLRVLPRVNDDVNEEWASDKTRHHVDGLVRRRLDRPYIRKGGQLVEASWAEAFAAIKDAKAGKSVAAIAGDMADCETMFAAKALVTALGGTLFEGRQTGLDYDVTSLSAVNFNTGIAEAENADVILLVGTNLRWEAPLINTRVRKAAWKKGAKVFGIGPEIDLTYKVAWLGDDASLVAKLPKAALDALKGAERPMLIFGGGALSVPGVHGAALALAKSVNAVKQGWNGFNVVHFSAARMGALMLGYAQPGGIRDVIAAKPKLAFFLGADEVDFAAFAGTLKVYVGHHGDKGAHAADVILPAAAWTEKNFTSVNTEGRVQRSDKAVFAPGDAREDWSIFRALADTLGVSLGFDSFDACRAAMVAAVPALGVEGLADYGWAPPKLPAKPEARAIPSPIKDFYLTNAICRASPTMQRCSEEILHGGDYAEAAE
- a CDS encoding complex I 24 kDa subunit family protein, producing MADAPQIPDETETRARWGAFAWTAENAEKAKAIVARYPAGRQRSAVMPLLDLAQRQVGAETQTQGWLPVPVIEYVAAALDMPFMRAYEVATFYTMYNLAPVGRYHVQVCGTTPCLLRGSDDVMAACKNRGMTKGKTTPDGLFTLTEVECMGTCTNAPMVQINDDNYEDLDYDSMVRILDDLAAGKQPKAGPQNPKRHTSEPEGGPTTLVEMVKANHDYRKAW
- a CDS encoding NADH-quinone oxidoreductase subunit D; translated protein: MFEGYPVDTANTAGDQAVTNYTINFGPQHPAAHGVLRLVMELDGEIIERVDPHVGLLHRGTEKLIEYKTYLQALPYFDRLDYCSPLCMEHSYVLAIEKLLDLEVPARAQYLRTLFAELTRICNHMLNIGSHVMDVGAMTPNLWVFELREDCLNFFERASGARMHSAYFRPGGVHQDVPEKLLVDIGEWCETRLPKLFGDAMSLVIDNRIFKQRNVDIATVSKEDALAWGFSGPMIRGSGIAWDLRKSQPYDAYAAMDFEIPVGTRGDCYDRFMVRVEEVYQSAKIIKQCLRDMPSGPIASLDRKVVPPKRGEMKQSMESLIHHFKLYTEGFHVPAGEVYVATESPKGEFGVYLVSDGTNKPYRCKIRPTAFSHLQAMDMMAKGHMLADTTAIIGAIDVVFGECDR
- a CDS encoding NADH-quinone oxidoreductase subunit C codes for the protein MASPAPLVAPREGVGAALAKLLGDDLIDHVFAVSEDSITVRREAIAGVMISLRDNLGYQQLMEIAGVDYPDRAERFEVVYHLLSVTKNHRLRVRVSTDEATPVPSIVPIWPVAGWLEREVFDMYGVLFAGNPDLRRILTDYGFQGHPQRKDFPLTGYIELRYSEEDKRVVYEPVKLAQDFRSFDFLSPWEGADYVLPGDEKAGGTGEAPGKGAPTPMTAQAVKKADEAADKKAPPPTPKTTEKPAQTGAGAKTNLKAAKTSRDGASAKVATKAAKTPATTKAEKAPAKPRAPRKPKAGGDA
- the nuoF gene encoding NADH-quinone oxidoreductase subunit NuoF codes for the protein MSLHDKDRIFTNLYGFQPWNLKSAQARGDWDKTKDLMTRGQDAIIEEVKASGLRGRGGAGFPTGLKWSFMPKEPRADRPSFLVINADESEPGSCKDREIIRHDPHKLIEGALIAGYAMRARAAYIYIRGEFIREAETLFAAVQEAYDAGLLGKNAAKSGYDFDVFVHRGAGAYICGEETAMIESLEGKKGQPRLKPPFPAGAGLYGCPTTVNNVESIAVVPTILRRGASWFSSFGRENNKGTKLFQISGHVERPCVVEEEMGIPFRELIDKHCGGIRGGWDNLLAVIPGGSSVPLVPAAEIMDAPMDFDGLKALGSGLGTAAAIVMDKSTDVVQAISRISYFYKHESCGQCTPCREGTGWMWRVMERLRTGDADIGEIDTLFDVTKQVEGHTICALGDAAAWPIQGLIRHFRPELERRIRDNGGALEAAE